The Phaseolus vulgaris cultivar G19833 chromosome 5, P. vulgaris v2.0, whole genome shotgun sequence genomic interval cattgtacttgtaattggtgtgcaacaggatataatgtaaacctaatagttgtccgggtggatgtaggttgcagttggcgaccgaaccacgttaaatcttgtgtcgtttatttttctgcagttgattcgtgattatttgtgttgtttccgcgtgcgtttttttccatcaagtggtatcagagccttggttcgtttacacactagagatccgatCAGCAGAAATTAATCGACGAGATGTGAAAATTGCGGTTGCAGTAGCGTCCCAGagttagggtttcgcagaggcgGCAACAATGttccaaagttagggtttcgcagaggcggcaacaacatcccaaagctagggttttaCAGGGGTTGTAGCAGCGTCCTAAGGCTTAGGGTTTCCCAGATCTGCTTCACAACAGCGGTGACCAGCGACGGTGGTGGTGCGGAGCGCCAGGGCAGTGGGGACTGCGACCAGGTCTGTTGGTGAGTGATTTTGGgtggtgcaatttttgtgttcttgatttaaaaaaaaaaagattgccaAGATCTGAAATCAGTTGTACCGAGTATCTCGTCTAGTCATTTGAGATGACAGAAGAAGGGAGGTTCCGAATTGAAAAATTCGATGGTATAGATTTCAGTTggtggaaaatgcaaattgaggatttgcTAGTTCAAAAAGATTTGGACGTGGCTTTGGATGACAAGCCAGAAAAGATGTCTAATGCAGAGTGGACAGGTTTGGATCGGAAAGCTATATTCGTTATCCGACTCTCTTTGAGTAAAAATGTTGCGTTCAACATTTTGAAGGAGAAGACAGCGAAAGGTATCATGGAAGCATTGTCTAACATGTACGAGAAGCCATCTGCTGCAAACAAGGTGTTTCTGATTAGGGAATTGGTAAACACAAGGATGAAGGAAGACAGTTCAGTTATTGAGCACATCAATAAAACGAATTCGATCTTAGCCATACTTATgtcagtgggcattaagttcgatgatgaagttcaagctttactactATTATCGTCTTTGCCTGACAGTTGGTCCGGAACGGTTACAGCAGTTACCAGTTCAGCGGGAtccgatggattcacttttgagaagattcgtgatctcattcttggcgaggatgtccgaagaaggagttctggggaattatctagtgaatcgctatatgtcatgagaggtaagagaaatatcaaagatagtgggagcaagaacaaaggaaggagtcagtcaaagactcgggattgctcaagtgtaacatgttggaactgcaaggaggttgggcatttcaggaatcaatgcccaaatgataaacAAGTCAGCATTGCAGAAGATTTCGCGGACGAGGACCTCTTAGTCTGTTGCGCGGAGAGCAGTGTGGATTCATGGGTCATGGATTCtgaagcattgcagaatctagttattggagactttggaaaggtaagactagcggACAATAGAACTTTTGATATTACGCgggcatgggtgacatagtgttgaagacaccagttggattttggactttgaaggatgtaagagttgttccaagcttgagGAAAAGTTTAATTTCTGTTAAGCAGTTTGACGAACAGGGACATGAAGTAAGTTCGGAAATCAGCAGTGGAAGgtcgtcaagggaaatcttgtcatggcctgcgaaagaaagagaggttcgttGTATATAGTCAGATTATCGTGTCTGAGGGAGTGACTATCccagttcagaagataaacaaagtccggttcacagaatctcgtgggcagaagagggttgtctttacaagagagaaacccaaagccacaggtcagattcaggatgaacgagcatggaaaggttcaggtagaccagtcagaggtacttGTGGCAGTGGGAGCACGGGTCGTGCTTCAGCTAAGGTTCCTAGATgacagtgggttaggagaaccagtattcTAGCGGTTGAAACTTCTCCAGAAAAATTCTTGTTGAATAGggagagtgtttgttctcaggttgttcCAGGATCCGGCAGTTACTGTAAGTGGGAGTCGGTAGGAACAGAGAACGAGTCAGTgactgacgtgttgaaactcaggTTGTTCTAGGATCTGAcagttcctgtaagtgggagtcggtaggaacagagaacaagtcagtgactgacgtgttgaaactcaggggagttttaacgaaatcttcaaaatgattaagaaggctggTGGCAACTAGAGGTGGAACAGTGAGTTTCATCGACAAATTACAGAAGTACAtctacacagttgaagcgcaggtgaacattgttccgtgacttcaagtgggagattgttggtacgaagtcaagaccaattaggttgggctgacaagacacaatgtacacagttgaagcgtaggtgaacattgttccgtggcttcaagtgggagattgttgggtatgaagccaggaccaattgggttgggctgactagacacatgtttagtgagtgggcttaattattatgtccctttattatctctatttatctctatttaaagagttcattgtacttgtaattggtgtgcaacaggatctaatgtaaacctaatagttgccccggtggatgtaggttgcagttggcgaccgaaccacgttaaatcttgtgtcgtttatttttctgcagttgattcatgattatgtgtgttgtttccgcgtgcgttttttcCATCACCTTGAAGGAAGACTACATTAGAGTGTGAGTTTAGGCAAATGTTTAGGTTATAATTTGGCAACATAACACTAATCATTCAAAGGTCAATTTTACATGAGGTTAGCACACTTATTTCTAGTGCTAGGGTCAATCCAAAAGGAGTCAAATGAGAGTGTGTCATGTGACTAGTCACATTCTCCATGCCTTCTCTCATGTGAAGCACATGGTAATTTCATCCTCCTTGTGTGTGACACTTGGGATGTCTAGGGTTTATATTTGGCTTATGAAAACCCAAATATAACCCTAGATGGCTTATGTTATCTTATTTTAACTATATTCTAGTCTTGACCCAAATACAAGAACCAAAACCTACACTACTTAACTCAATACATGGTCCATGATCCCAAATGATGTTGACTTGTCTCCCCTAAAATCAATTGAAACTCAATCTTCTTGTGTCATTCTAACTAAGACTCTGGTTGATGTTTTGATAACTTGAAAATTTTCTTGAATATGTTTTATACATTCCTTCGACCTATAgttgtcttttttattttacctAGGAAAATAAACAAAACTCAATTAGGCTCATAAACTACATTTTCATCCTCCTTAATATGGGAATGTTTGTGGTTGATGATTTCCATCATCTTCAACCTCCTTATTTTGTGCTTGGTTTGACTGGATGGTTTTTCAGCAATGACAACTCCACTCACCGTCATAAAGACCACCACTCATACCTCTAAAGCCAACCAACACACCGGGGCAAAGCACCATCCATTGCACAACGGCACCATGACGCTTGAAAACCACATGACACCCACCACGACGAGGCCAATGACCACAAATCTCACCCAAAATTTCAAATCTGTGTGAGCCTACGAAATTataagatattaatatttttgccTCGTCAGCAATTGTCAATTGGACGGCAAGGGTGTTAGCTTTTCGagattttttgttgttgtttactttccTATGAAGTGAGAGTGCTAACAAACTAGGATAGAAAAATTAGAGGTTTTAGAAGCTCAAAGGTCGGGAGTTATGGATGGTAATGGTCAAAAGTGGCAACATGGACACCTTAACTGCAGTGATCACAAAAACTGACTTCAAAGCAAAGTAATTCATACACTCACCTAAGTTTCCTTGCTTAGTAAAAGGGTTTATGAATATGCCTATAATGTAGCACAAAGTGTATGAAAAGGCAAGAATGATCATCTGAGGAAGTTTTTATGGGTCATGGAACGTTAATGTTGGTGCGGCAATAGTAGTTGCTTGCATGAACTTCGAAAATTTCTTTCACCATTTGTTTAGGACATCTAAAAGAATGTTTTGGGTGGCTCCAAACTCATTTTGATAAGTTTTAAAACATACTTTATTATCTTTCCAAAGCGCATTAGGACACTTTATTTGTCTGAAACCAAATGTTTGCTAAAGCAAGTCTAAGACTTCTTTTACAAACTCAGTTTGCAAAGTAAAAACTACTTCAATATTAAATTTGCCAAACTTCAACCCAATATACTGAATATTAATTCTATTTGAGATCATATGTTAGAAAAGGATTCCTTGGTGATACCATTACATGACACAAGAAGCATGTGAAAATTCTGCTGCTTAACAACTAGTGATATTGTTACACTTTCCGGTACCCATTGTCATGCTATGCTATCTTGTTTACAGCACAGGATTATGTAAAAGGGTACAACCTTATAAAACTTCATTTGCCAACATCTATTGAACAGACATTAGCAAGAGGGAAATTCATTTACAATTTCAATGTTTTCTTTCTTGGATGATATTTGCATCGAGGGGGTGAGaaacaatcaattttttttattaatcaattaaatgATGTACATATAATTACAATGATGGCAATCTGAAAGCAAAAGTGGAAAACGTTACCAGACCTAAACCCGTCTAAAATTTTATCAACTTCCTTCCAACCCTAGGCATAAAAAGCATACTAGTTATTGTATGCGTTCCTCTTAAAACCTTATAACCTATGACAATCCATAGTGAAAGCTCCCTGAATGCCTATGAGCAGCAACAGCTACTGCTGCAGCACCAACTGCACCAAATTGAGATTGTGCCTGCAGCAGTTTTGCATCAATAGAACCAACAGGATCATTTAAGTGGTCTCTCTTCCCCTGTTGATAGTATGGATTAGTGTTAAGATCAATAGCTGGTCTGGCTGGCATGCTACACTGCTGGGATGAGAGTTGATGTTTGCCTTGTGACATATCCTTGTATGTTTCTGAAGTAGCTTTCGTGTTAGTTGGTTGCACCCTATGGAAACAGTGTGGAGAGACGGCTTGAGGAAGCGTGTTTCGGTAGAAGATCCTTTGGTCATAAGCATCTTTTATGGTTCTCCCATTGTCATAGTGCAGAACTGGCCCTACTATTCGACCTGGTTTAGCTGTGGCACGGAAAGAAAAACATTAGTACCTAGTTCAAAATCAGCTTCACGTTACAATGCTATAAGGATTTATGAGCTTTTATATAGtttataatttcattaaaaGAGTAAAGGTAGCACCACATTAATAATGTAGTTTATACCTGCTGGCACCCTTGGCGGAGGTCGTGAACTCCTTAACTGACTTCCAGAATTTGATTCTACTGATCTCGAAATCTTTGATGCCTCTGCCACCATTTGTTTGCTCTCGTATGAAGCAAAGGATGGCTGTGTACTAGGAGGAATTGTACAAGAGTGAACAGTAGACCTTCAAAAATTAAATGGAAATTATTATACATCAGAAAGTTTTACTTAAAAGTAACAAACTTGACATGGGTGCCAAAACTAATAGCCAGAAGCTAAATACAGTAAAGTAACAATACCAAGCATTGCATGGTCAGTACAAGTTAGCATTACCTTGGAAGGGAGACATGCTTCCTTTCTGGAGGAATCACAGGACCACTTTTACCATGATTTTCCTCAAGATAAGCAAATTGCTTTCTGAATTGATCTATTGCACTGCAAGTAACATATCTCCATAAATAATAAGCATTgcatataatttatacattgtGTTATGTTGCACATCAGTAAGAAAAAACAACGAGTATAAGCTTCAACCTAGGGTAAAGGAAGTGAGTGCCTTCAGTTCCATTCATGTAATCTTTAAGCAACTGGGGATGATATTCCAGTATTTCCCGATATATTAGTTCCCTAACTTCGTCCTTTGTCACCCGTCTCCTCTCAAACTCGAATTCTAATCGTGAAATTGGCTGACATGACGGTTCTCTCTCAACTTTGGCCAAACCCTTAAAGAAGGTATCAGATAGTGCCTGCCAACGATAGATGCATAATTATTTCTTTCAGAtttatattgaataaaaaaagttaacttTCAATACAATGAACCTGAATATACGTCACTAAATGGGATACAATATACGGGAATCATAAATAAACAGATACCTCTTGAGCAGTTGGTCGATCCTTTGGATCAAATGCTAAAAGCCTTTGCAGTAGACGAAGTGCCAATGGATCTGCATTCGGAAATTTCTGTTCAAATGGCACAGGAGATTTCTTCCGCATTTCCATCAAGTACTTCCTCGCCTTATCATTTCGAACCTGCATAAATTCAAAACGAAATTAATTCCCAGATacttataaaatagtttttcatGAAAGAAACAACACCACTAGCAAGCCCAAATCTATAAGATTAAGTGAAAgataaacaaaaaaagaaaaaaggaagtCCATACTCCTGCAATTGTTTCAGGTGATGGTGTCCCAAGAAGATCGGTAATCAAATCTAATTGATGCACAACACTTTTTCCAGGAAACAGTGGCTTTCCAGTCAACACCTCTGCAAAAATGCATCCAATGCTCCATATATCAATTGCCGGTGTATACTGCAAAAAAGATTCCAAGAAAATGATTATACTAAAGAAGAAGTGCAATTACACATCCCAACGAAACCACTTCAGAGAAACAGACAAACTGACACAGTTACCTGAAGGACAGATAAAATCAACTTCCAGGAGAGATCAATAGTCCTCCCTGAACAAGAATTATTACAATCTAGGCTTTACTGTTTACTATAAAACATACAAAGCATTTCATACAGAACAGAAATAATGGCAACACCTTTACAGGTCAGGCAAGCAAACTATGTTTCCAATTTCTCCTTTCTGGGAAGCCAAAATGATAAACAGTAAATATTGGTAAAATATCATACGAACTTTAAAACCTTTCAATGCCGAATACTAACCTCCTTTACTTGCCTACCTAGGTCTCAGGACTCAGGtcctaaaaatattttcttggaaAATTTTACCAAATGTCCCATCAATTTACCATCATTTATATTGCATGCTACAGCATGTGCATGATACTCAACTCCATAGTTCTATATTACTCTCAAACCAAAAAATGCAATAAGATGTTCTCCCTCATGAAAAATTAAAGGGGAACAAGCCTTGAATAAAAACCACAAAGCCAGCTAAGATTATGATACAACAACATGCAATGATGATGTCCAGAAAATTATTAACTCAAACAAATCTcaataataatatcacaatactACCACACAGCTAAAAATAAGCATATATGCCTCTATAAATGAcctattttacataaatttggCCAAAATTATATACCTTAGAAAAGAAGGAGCCACACAGTTCTGGGGCTCTGTACCATCTTGTAGCAACATAATCCTGCAATATGCACCAAATGAAATAACGAGAAATCTCAATATTACTGATTGAATATGCAGAAACAGTTATAACTTCCATACGCTCTACTtgcaattcaaatttaaaaacaaaacaaacagtACCGTCCAAAATGTTGTTGTTGGGGCATCATTAAATGCAACTCTAGCCAAACCaaaatcacaaactttcagtTTGCAGTTTGCATTTGCCAGAATATTCTTGGGTTTAAGGTCTCTGTGATATACATTAGCTGCAACCACACATAAGATCATTTAGAAGCAACTTGGTGCGATTATTTAAGAATATATAACAGATTAACAAGAATGTATATCAAGGCCACACAATGAAAGAGCAAATACCTGTATGCATATACTTCAATGCACGTAGCATTTGATAAAGAAAAAACTGATGGTGCTCACGGGTCAAGTCGTCATTAGCTTTGATGACCTGATGGAGATCAGACTCCATGAGCTCAAAGACAACATAAATATCTTTAAACTCCCTCTTTGAAGGCGGTAACATGATCCGCTTAATATCAACAATATCAGGGTGTCTTAAAAGTCTAAGCAACTTCACTTCCCTGAGGATTCTAATGGCATCAGAGATATGTTCAAAAATATCATGAATCTTCTTTATTGCAACCTTCCCCCCAGTGTGTGTATCAATTGCTGAACAAACAACTCCATAGCTACCCTTCCCAACAACTTCAAGAATCTTGTATCTGTTGGCATCCCCATACTCAGTGAAAAACTCTAACTCTTTAATATCCTGCACATTAATAAATTACACATTCTTACACTCAAAATCAACTAATAACAAATGATTGAAAATTAAGCAGAATCAGCCCGAAAACATTTATGAAGGAACAAAATCAAACTACATATACAGGTAACAGGTTAACAAACTCATACGAATCTACAAAACAATACACAGTAGAATCCGAAAACTATCATTTCACAAATCATCACTAGCAAGATACCACGATTGAAAAGAATGTTAATTATACAAATACTCCAATGGACTCCAAAACATGCAAATTTTCTTGTAAATAAAGAACGAGATTCAGTGACAACAACCACCATTAATCAAAAAAATTCAGCAGATTCGAGCCCAATCCAACAGTGACGCCCATTCAAAATTGAACCCTCCAAACTAAAACCATGCAAGATCCACCAACCACAAAGGAgaaaaaccacaacttcacatCTAGAAACAAGAACAAAAACGAAAGGGATTTTTACAACAAACACCTCAACACACTCGTATGACCAATTGGTTCATAAtttcattttcttaatatttttatttattttccattttcCGTCACACCAGTTTCCAATTTTCCATTTTTATAACACCACCGTGTGCCACATCACCTCACAACACCGTAAAAACTCTGCAAACAAAAGGGGCAACGTGGAGAAAGAAACAACCTTCTTCAGCTGATCTTGCTGCATCTTCTTTCTTTGTTccttacttttctttttttcctcgGAACAGATCTAACACGAAGCAACGTCACCGGCCACCTACCGTGTCGGTAACTTCACTCACCAACCAAAGGGGAAACCCGAAACCCCAGATCGAAGATCGAGCCCCAACTTCAAAATTGAGCACGAAAACAAGAAATTGAAGCGATTAACCAGATTGGGAAATGGAGATGAAAAGCGTGAGCAAGAAGGAGAAGAAGTTGGGGGTGTAGCGGAAGCAGAAAGGGTTCAGTGCAGAGGATCTGAGCTCAGAGGAGaggcagagagagagagagagagagagagagagagagagagagagagagatccAAATACGCAGAGAAGGACAATTGAAACGAAGGTGGGTCAAATgttcttattatatattatatatttatttattcgtCTTTTACTGTCTAATATAAAACTATAgtataaataaatgtataaacataataataatataattattacaatTAGTAACGGTGTAGTGGTAGCACGTGTCTCTTTATAAGTCATAACAATCTCACGcgtatataaatttaaaatagatttttcaTCCAAAGTTTAAAAGCATCTTATGCCAATATCAAATCACATTAGTTTATAACCTATAATATTTAAgtttgatttattatttttataatgattatttaaaaatatgattttaagtTCAAGCATATAAGTTTTAATGTTTGGATCAATTTATCATATAAAACACGTGTCATCAAGTATTTTTTTCAagattcaaaattatattattttttaagagggagaaaaaaattatattcattttattcaatttttatcatatttattattactatttcgttgtaatttttaaatgtatatgtaaattaaatatatatata includes:
- the LOC137835172 gene encoding mitogen-activated protein kinase 19-like, which codes for MQQDQLKKDIKELEFFTEYGDANRYKILEVVGKGSYGVVCSAIDTHTGGKVAIKKIHDIFEHISDAIRILREVKLLRLLRHPDIVDIKRIMLPPSKREFKDIYVVFELMESDLHQVIKANDDLTREHHQFFLYQMLRALKYMHTANVYHRDLKPKNILANANCKLKVCDFGLARVAFNDAPTTTFWTDYVATRWYRAPELCGSFFSKYTPAIDIWSIGCIFAEVLTGKPLFPGKSVVHQLDLITDLLGTPSPETIAGVRNDKARKYLMEMRKKSPVPFEQKFPNADPLALRLLQRLLAFDPKDRPTAQEALSDTFFKGLAKVEREPSCQPISRLEFEFERRRVTKDEVRELIYREILEYHPQLLKDYMNGTEGTHFLYPSAIDQFRKQFAYLEENHGKSGPVIPPERKHVSLPRSTVHSCTIPPSTQPSFASYESKQMVAEASKISRSVESNSGSQLRSSRPPPRVPAAKPGRIVGPVLHYDNGRTIKDAYDQRIFYRNTLPQAVSPHCFHRVQPTNTKATSETYKDMSQGKHQLSSQQCSMPARPAIDLNTNPYYQQGKRDHLNDPVGSIDAKLLQAQSQFGAVGAAAVAVAAHRHSGSFHYGLS